The proteins below are encoded in one region of Nitrospirota bacterium:
- a CDS encoding radical SAM protein, which yields MGRSLPVLNFPALSGTLGSIQQQVTQFFTPASTAPAPHDGRTVDDFKPYLLALNLTKRCNLKCDHCYLDATTKSAGGDDELSTEECFKLIDQIAEVNKGCLIVITGGEPLVRPDILDIARHAVKHGFMVVFGTNGMLINDQMAKNLVEIGVMGMGISIDSLDPQKHNQFRGVPGAWESALAGIEACKRNGLAFQVHFSAQPMNYQELPAVIDWAHQLGAKVLNVFFMVCTGRGEELTDITPAQYEEVLGYLVNCQDNYKGMLVRARCAPHFKRLAYEKDPNSPITKATGYMGGGCLAGTNYARVTPNGELTPCPYMPLSAGNIRETSFADLWEKSDVFNSFRYPQLKGKCGDCEYTDICGGCRARPYVDHGDWLDEDEWCLYTPKGGEKIKVAFNTPEEGDIAWDTDSESRLNKIPYFLRAMVKKGVEKHARENSIPLITIELMEELRKKRFGNDAPMFRP from the coding sequence ATGGGACGGTCTCTCCCGGTCCTGAACTTTCCGGCTCTGTCAGGAACGCTCGGCTCCATCCAGCAGCAAGTGACGCAGTTCTTTACCCCTGCCTCGACGGCTCCTGCGCCGCACGACGGCCGGACCGTCGATGACTTCAAGCCCTATCTGCTCGCGCTGAATCTCACGAAACGCTGCAATCTCAAGTGCGACCATTGCTATCTCGACGCGACGACGAAGTCTGCCGGCGGGGACGACGAACTCTCGACCGAAGAATGTTTCAAACTCATCGATCAGATTGCCGAGGTCAACAAGGGCTGCCTCATCGTGATCACGGGAGGCGAACCGCTCGTCCGCCCGGACATTCTCGACATCGCGCGCCATGCTGTGAAACACGGCTTCATGGTGGTCTTCGGGACCAACGGCATGTTGATCAACGACCAGATGGCGAAGAACTTGGTCGAGATCGGCGTGATGGGCATGGGCATCAGCATCGACTCGCTCGACCCCCAGAAACATAATCAGTTCCGTGGCGTCCCTGGCGCATGGGAGTCCGCACTCGCCGGCATCGAGGCCTGCAAGCGAAACGGGCTGGCCTTCCAGGTGCACTTCAGCGCGCAGCCCATGAATTACCAGGAGCTGCCAGCCGTCATCGATTGGGCGCACCAGCTCGGCGCCAAGGTCCTCAATGTCTTCTTCATGGTCTGCACAGGCCGCGGCGAAGAGCTGACCGACATCACCCCGGCCCAATACGAAGAAGTGCTCGGCTATCTGGTCAACTGCCAGGATAACTACAAAGGCATGCTCGTCAGAGCCCGCTGCGCCCCGCACTTCAAACGACTAGCCTACGAGAAAGATCCGAATTCTCCGATCACCAAAGCGACCGGCTATATGGGCGGCGGCTGTCTCGCCGGCACCAACTATGCGCGTGTGACCCCGAACGGCGAATTGACCCCTTGCCCCTACATGCCTCTATCAGCCGGGAACATCCGTGAAACCAGCTTCGCCGATCTCTGGGAGAAGTCCGACGTCTTCAATTCCTTCCGCTATCCGCAGCTCAAAGGCAAATGCGGCGATTGCGAATATACCGACATCTGCGGCGGCTGCCGGGCGCGCCCCTACGTCGATCACGGAGACTGGCTGGACGAAGATGAATGGTGTCTCTACACGCCGAAGGGCGGAGAGAAGATCAAAGTCGCTTTCAATACGCCTGAAGAAGGCGATATCGCCTGGGATACGGACTCGGAGTCACGGCTGAACAAGATCCCCTACTTCTTGCGAGCCATGGTGAAAAAAGGCGTCGAAAAGCACGCACGCGAGAATAGCATCCCCCTGATTACCATTGAGTTGATGGAAGAACTTCGCAAGAAACGATTCGGCAACGACGCGCCGATGTTCCGGCCATAG